AAATCCCTGCTTAACAAATCAGGAATCTCGGATTATTGCATAAACCCTTATACTGGATGCCAGCACGCCTGCGCATACTGCTATGCACGGTTCATGAAAAAATACACAAACCATCAGGAAGCGTGGGGAAGCTTTGTTGATGTGAAGACAAACGCAGTGGAAGTTCTTAAAAAGGAGCTGGTGCGGAAAAAGAGGGGTGAAGTCATGCTAAGCTCGGTCACAGACGCTTACCAGCCTCTTGAGAAAAAATATGAGCTTACAAGAAATATCCTCAAGGAGCTCCTGAATTACCAGTTTCCGATTTCAATCCTTACAAAATCAGCCCTTGTGCTTAGAGACATTGATATCATAAAAAAATTTGATGATATAAAAGTTGAATTCACAATTCCTTACCTTGATGAAAAGGCGAGAATGGCGTTTGAGCCAGGCGCCTCTTCCATAAATGAACGGCTGCAGGCATTAAAGGAATTGAAGCAGGAGGGCATAAAGACAGGCGTGTTTTTCGGCCCGATAATGCCCATTCTCTCTGAAAAGGGGATGGAACATCTGTTTGACAGATTCGCAGAGCTGGAAGTGGCTTTGATTTATGTTGACCGGCTGAACATAAAGTGCGGCAACTGGCCCTCAATTGAAAATGTGCTTAGAAAAGATTATCCTGAACTGATTAAAGATTACAATGAGATTCTTTTCGGAGAAAATAGGGAATATTACGAGATATTAAAAAAGAGAATAATAAAACTTCTTAAGGAAAGGCATCTGAATTTTAAGATAATATACTAAAATAAATCAGCTTCCCAAAATGTTTTTATAGTTGGAAAAAAACTTATCTCATAAGATTAACAAGAGGTGAAAATATGGTTGCAGTGCAGTTTTTTTCAGAGCTCCTTAGGGCGTTCCTTTCAATATTCATAATTATGGACCCTTTCGGAAGCGTCCCTGTGCTTCTCGGGCTCACAAAGAATTTTTCTCATATTGAAAGAAA
The Candidatus Woesearchaeota archaeon genome window above contains:
- a CDS encoding radical SAM protein encodes the protein MIIKEISCKSLLNKSGISDYCINPYTGCQHACAYCYARFMKKYTNHQEAWGSFVDVKTNAVEVLKKELVRKKRGEVMLSSVTDAYQPLEKKYELTRNILKELLNYQFPISILTKSALVLRDIDIIKKFDDIKVEFTIPYLDEKARMAFEPGASSINERLQALKELKQEGIKTGVFFGPIMPILSEKGMEHLFDRFAELEVALIYVDRLNIKCGNWPSIENVLRKDYPELIKDYNEILFGENREYYEILKKRIIKLLKERHLNFKIIY